One part of the Microbacterium aurugineum genome encodes these proteins:
- a CDS encoding MMPL family transporter: MSRPDSAPTPPIRERSRRHSWVRVFLPVALILVWLVGASLGGPLFGKVDEVSSNDQTTYLPESAQATEVQQLLGEFNDSDSIPAIAVFTSEDALTSSELDAISDAVADAPNVEGVGDDVSPALPSEDGKAVQAFIPIESDAELADATAALGDELRGAVPDGITVYITGPAGFSADLVAGFAGIDGLLLGVALLAVLIILVLVYRSFLLPLVVLSTSLFALCVALLVVWWLAKFEVLLLSGQTQGILFILVIGAATDYALLLVARFREELRVSQDKGVALLAAWKGSVEPIAASGGTVIAGLLCLLLSDLKSNSTLGPVAAIGIVFAMLSALTLLPSLLLLFGRAVFWPRRPHFEPEVVAAEHGMRTTGLWARLAGVIKRRPRVIWIVTTLVLLAGAAGVTQLDANGVPQSELVLGASEARDGQVALGEHFPGGSGSPVYVVVDEDRLQDVADVLLANDGVDAVSVTAADSPSGSAPVTADGITAVGPPGTPVPEPTTVDGEVLLQGTLTDAADSEAAAATVRQLRTELDGTNALVGGVTATSIDTNDASIHDRNLIIPVILVVIMVILMLLLRSILAPVLLILTTVLSFGTAMGVSALVFNGVFDFSGADPAVPLFGFVFLVALGIDYNIFLMTRVREESKAHGTREGILRGLSITGGVITSAGLVLAATFAALSVIPILFLVQLSFIVAFGVLLDTFVVRSLLVPALTYDIGKAIWWPSKLWQRGED, translated from the coding sequence ATGTCCCGCCCCGACTCCGCGCCGACTCCACCGATCAGGGAGCGCTCACGACGCCACTCCTGGGTACGCGTGTTCCTTCCGGTGGCACTGATCCTCGTCTGGCTGGTGGGTGCCTCGCTCGGCGGTCCCCTGTTCGGCAAGGTCGACGAGGTGTCGTCCAACGACCAGACGACCTACCTGCCGGAGTCGGCGCAGGCCACCGAGGTCCAGCAACTGCTCGGCGAGTTCAACGACAGCGATTCGATCCCGGCCATCGCAGTGTTCACCTCGGAAGACGCGCTCACCTCTTCCGAGCTGGACGCCATCTCCGACGCCGTCGCGGACGCACCGAACGTGGAGGGCGTCGGCGACGACGTCTCTCCGGCGCTCCCCTCCGAGGACGGGAAAGCCGTCCAGGCCTTCATCCCGATCGAGAGCGACGCGGAACTCGCCGACGCGACGGCGGCTCTCGGCGACGAGCTGCGCGGCGCCGTCCCCGACGGCATCACGGTGTACATCACCGGTCCGGCCGGCTTCAGCGCCGATCTGGTCGCGGGCTTCGCCGGCATCGACGGCCTGCTGCTCGGTGTCGCGCTCCTGGCCGTCCTGATCATCCTGGTGCTCGTCTACCGATCGTTCCTGTTGCCCCTCGTCGTGCTGTCCACGAGCCTGTTCGCGCTCTGCGTGGCACTCCTTGTCGTGTGGTGGCTCGCGAAGTTCGAGGTGCTGCTGCTCAGTGGCCAGACCCAGGGCATCCTCTTCATCCTCGTGATCGGCGCCGCCACCGACTACGCCCTGCTCCTCGTGGCACGCTTCCGGGAGGAGCTGCGGGTCTCCCAGGACAAGGGCGTGGCGCTGCTCGCCGCCTGGAAGGGGTCGGTCGAGCCGATCGCCGCCTCGGGCGGGACCGTGATCGCCGGGCTCCTCTGCCTGCTGCTCAGCGACCTGAAATCGAACAGCACCCTCGGCCCCGTGGCCGCGATCGGCATCGTGTTCGCGATGCTCTCCGCGCTGACGCTGCTGCCCTCGCTCCTGCTGCTCTTCGGCCGTGCGGTGTTCTGGCCGCGACGTCCGCACTTCGAGCCCGAGGTCGTCGCCGCCGAGCACGGCATGCGGACGACGGGCCTGTGGGCTCGGTTGGCCGGCGTGATCAAGCGCCGCCCGCGGGTGATCTGGATCGTGACCACACTCGTCCTCCTGGCAGGAGCCGCCGGGGTGACCCAGCTCGATGCCAACGGTGTTCCGCAGTCCGAGCTGGTACTCGGCGCCTCGGAGGCCCGAGACGGGCAGGTCGCGCTCGGTGAACACTTCCCCGGCGGATCCGGCAGCCCCGTGTACGTGGTCGTCGACGAGGACCGCCTGCAGGACGTCGCCGACGTGCTCCTCGCCAACGACGGCGTCGATGCGGTCTCGGTCACCGCCGCGGATTCCCCCAGCGGCAGCGCACCCGTGACGGCCGACGGCATCACGGCCGTCGGTCCTCCCGGGACGCCGGTCCCCGAGCCGACGACCGTCGACGGCGAGGTGCTCCTCCAGGGAACGCTCACGGACGCGGCGGACTCCGAAGCCGCCGCGGCCACGGTGCGTCAGCTGCGGACCGAGCTCGACGGCACGAACGCCCTCGTCGGCGGAGTCACCGCCACGTCCATCGACACGAACGACGCGTCGATCCACGACCGCAACCTGATCATCCCGGTGATCCTCGTCGTGATCATGGTGATCCTGATGCTGTTGCTGCGCTCGATCCTCGCCCCTGTCCTGCTGATCCTCACCACGGTGCTGTCGTTCGGCACGGCGATGGGAGTCTCGGCGCTCGTGTTCAACGGGGTCTTCGACTTCTCCGGTGCGGACCCCGCCGTCCCGCTCTTCGGCTTCGTGTTCCTGGTCGCGCTGGGGATCGACTACAACATCTTCCTGATGACCCGTGTGCGCGAGGAGTCGAAGGCGCACGGCACGCGCGAAGGGATCCTGCGCGGGCTCTCGATCACGGGGGGCGTGATCACGTCGGCCGGTCTGGTCCTGGCCGCGACGTTCGCCGCGCTCTCCGTGATCCCGATCCTGTTCCTCGTCCAGCTGTCGTTCATCGTCGCCTTCGGAGTGCTGCTCGACACGTTCGTCGTCCGCTCTCTGCTCGTGCCGGCCCTGACCTACGACATCGGCAAAGCGATCTGGTGGCCTTCGAAGCTCTGGCAGCGCGGAGAGGACTGA
- a CDS encoding prenyltransferase: MSAGATPSRTLGRDLAQILLSSRPISWINTAFPFAAAYLLTTRELDATLLVGTLYFLIPYNLAMYGINDVFDYASDLANPRKGGIEGALLAPRIHRATLWAAAGTNIPFLAYLVIVGNPASWFWLAVSVFAVIAYSAPVLRFKERPFLDSMTSSTHFVSPAIVGLALAGASVTSATTLTLVAFFLWGMAAHAFGAVQDVGPDREAGISSIATVIGARATVRLSLSLWVLAGAAMLLTPWPGPLAAVLALPYVVNAAPWWNVDDAGSAATNRAWRRFIALNYFAGFLATMILILAWVS, encoded by the coding sequence ATGAGCGCCGGCGCCACACCATCCCGCACGCTCGGACGGGATCTCGCGCAGATCCTGCTGTCGTCGCGACCCATCAGCTGGATCAACACCGCGTTCCCTTTCGCAGCCGCGTACCTGCTCACCACCCGTGAGCTCGATGCGACCCTGCTGGTCGGCACGCTGTACTTCCTCATCCCGTACAACCTGGCGATGTACGGGATCAACGACGTCTTCGACTACGCGTCCGACCTCGCGAACCCGCGCAAGGGCGGGATCGAGGGCGCTCTCCTGGCACCGCGCATCCATCGCGCCACCCTCTGGGCAGCGGCAGGGACGAACATTCCGTTCCTCGCCTACCTCGTGATCGTCGGCAACCCGGCGTCCTGGTTCTGGCTGGCCGTGAGCGTGTTCGCGGTGATCGCCTACTCCGCACCGGTGCTGCGCTTCAAGGAGCGGCCGTTCCTCGATTCGATGACGTCGAGCACGCACTTCGTCAGCCCGGCGATCGTCGGGCTCGCGCTGGCCGGCGCATCCGTCACGTCCGCCACCACGCTCACTCTCGTCGCGTTCTTCCTGTGGGGCATGGCAGCGCATGCCTTCGGTGCCGTCCAGGACGTCGGACCGGACCGCGAAGCCGGGATCTCCTCGATCGCGACCGTGATCGGGGCGAGGGCGACCGTCCGACTGTCCCTGTCGCTGTGGGTGCTCGCCGGAGCCGCGATGCTCCTGACTCCCTGGCCGGGACCGCTCGCCGCGGTGCTCGCACTGCCCTATGTGGTGAACGCGGCACCGTGGTGGAACGTCGACGACGCCGGCTCGGCAGCCACGAACCGGGCCTGGCGGCGCTTCATCGCGCTGAACTATTTCGCCGGTTTCCTCGCGACGATGATCCTCATCCTCGCGTGGGTGTCCTGA